The DNA region AATCGATGACGGCGGTGCAGGCGGCGATGCGCTGATCGGGCGCGACGTCATCCTTGCTCTCGCATTGCTTGATCTGCTCACGCGTGAGGGCGAATGCGGGCGTGGCTGCGAACGATATCAGCGTCGCAGCGGTCAGTCCGACAACGTAATGCCGCACTTCCCAGGTCATGCCGCCTCGTCGCGCCAGTTTGCGAGTGTTCGGCACCGCGCATGCGATAGCCGCTCATTGGCGAACGTGGTGGTAAGTGTGCATTTCGCGCCATGCACGTCGAGAGGTTGCCGGAGTTAACATTAACCCGCCAGCGTTGCGTTAAGCACGCTTGTTAGGAGATGCCGCGGCGATCAACCGCGCGGACAAGCAACAAAAAAGCGCCCGACGATGGACGCTTCGAAAGTCAACGTGGTGCGCGGCGTTATTGCCTGGCCATCGCCGCGGCGCGCGCAGCCGCCGCCATGTCCTCGAGCACGTAATCGGGCGGCATCACGTAAGCCAGCACCTTGTGTTTCGGATAGACCGACTGCGTCACGGTCGGACCGTGGTTGCCGGAGACGACGATCGGATTGCCTTGGCCGTCGGTGCCGCGCACGACGCCGACATGGCCGTTGTTCGGTCCCTTGCGCCACATGATGGCGATGGCGCCGACGCGCGGGCCGTCGAGCTTCTTGCCGTACTGCAGGAACGAGCGCGCGGCGCGCGACGACGTGCCCTTGGCGCCGGCCTTCTTGAACACGAAGTTCATGAAGTCGGCGCACCAAAGTTGCGTCGGCAGACCGAGTTGCTTGGCGGTGCGGCCGCGCCAACGCAGCGCTTCCAGCAGCACCATCGCGGCGCCGGGCACCTGAGCCGCGGCCTCCGCCGCGTCCGAGCGGCTGCGGGTGATGGTCTCGACCGGCTCGGTGTTGGCGAAGCGGTCGTTTTGCCGGTTGCCGGTGGCGTGCGCCGGCACGATCGCGCCGGCGATGAAAACACTCGTGATCAGGACCGCAATTGGCCGCTTCATGTCTTCGCTCCCGTCCGCTTGGCCGGACGAGATCCCCCTCATCGTAGCCGTCTCTGTCGCCGGTCGCGGGGTGCCGGCCATAGCGGCGCCCCAAGACCGTCTTTTGGGGGCATTTTTTCCAAGCTCGCACAAAGCGAGCAAGACCATGACGCGCGAAGTGCCTATTCACGTCATTTTAGGGTTAATAGGTGTCAGCATTTGCTGTCGGATAAATCGGCGAAAGTACCGCTGAATCAGGCCCTTGCCTCAGTTGGGCTTGTAGCGGATCGGGACGCTGATCGAGATGTTCGCGCCGGGCTTCTCCGGCGGCGGCGGCGGCAACGGCGACGCGCGTGCAACCAGGGCGAGTGCGGCATGGTCGAGCGCGCTCGATCCGGACGAGCGTATGATACGGGCGCCGTGAACGCTGCCGCTGCGGTCGATCGAGAAGGCGAGCTGCACGATGCCGCTGTCGCCGCCGCCGTCGCTCGGATAGCGCTTGTAGCGTTCGAGGTGCGAGAAGAGCTGCGACATCCAGCTCGGCACGGCATTGGGATTGCCGTTGGCGCCGGGCGAGGGTGCCGCGGCGCGGTCGGCACGGTTCTCCGCGCTTGAGGGCGTGCGGGCGACGCTCGCGGTTTTCCGCGGCTTGGGCTTCTTGTGCTCTTTCGGCTTTTCCGGCTTCGGCGGCGGCATCACCGCCAGCTCCGGAGTCGGACTCTTGTCCGGTGGCTGCTCGACCTTCTCCGGCGGCTTTTCCTGCTCGGGTTCGGGCTCGACCTTGGTTTCTTCGATCGGCTTTTCCGGCTGTGGATCGGGCTCGATCACCTCTTTGCTTTCGACTTGATCGGGCGGCGCATCGGTCGGCGTCGTCGTCGGCGCGACCGCCATCGGCGCGAGGTCGATCATGATCGCGGGCGGATTGGGCAGCAACGCGTTGTCGTCGGTCCAGCGCGCGAGCAAGGCGGCCGCGCCCGCGCCATGAAAGCCGAGCGCCAGCGCGAAGCACACACCCCAGCGCGCCGCGCCCGAACGGCGAAACCACGAGGAGAGAGGCCCGTCCGTCATGGCGCCGGCTTGTCCGCGCTATCGAGGCCGACCAGCGCGACATGCAGATAGCCGGCGC from Pseudolabrys taiwanensis includes:
- a CDS encoding TIGR02594 family protein — its product is MKRPIAVLITSVFIAGAIVPAHATGNRQNDRFANTEPVETITRSRSDAAEAAAQVPGAAMVLLEALRWRGRTAKQLGLPTQLWCADFMNFVFKKAGAKGTSSRAARSFLQYGKKLDGPRVGAIAIMWRKGPNNGHVGVVRGTDGQGNPIVVSGNHGPTVTQSVYPKHKVLAYVMPPDYVLEDMAAAARAAAMARQ
- a CDS encoding energy transducer TonB family protein gives rise to the protein MTDGPLSSWFRRSGAARWGVCFALALGFHGAGAAALLARWTDDNALLPNPPAIMIDLAPMAVAPTTTPTDAPPDQVESKEVIEPDPQPEKPIEETKVEPEPEQEKPPEKVEQPPDKSPTPELAVMPPPKPEKPKEHKKPKPRKTASVARTPSSAENRADRAAAPSPGANGNPNAVPSWMSQLFSHLERYKRYPSDGGGDSGIVQLAFSIDRSGSVHGARIIRSSGSSALDHAALALVARASPLPPPPPEKPGANISISVPIRYKPN